A genome region from Marinobacter panjinensis includes the following:
- a CDS encoding thiolase family protein: MSSNDVVIAGSARTPMGGMMGDLSSVRSPDLGATSIKAAIERSGLQPADIQEVIMGCVLPAGLGQAPARQASRASGIPDSSGCTTINKMCGSGMQAVIMAHDQIKAGTNSIMIAGGMENMSQAPYLLPKARGGYRMGHGQVMDSMFLDGLEDAYEGGLMGVFAQRTADKYDISREAMDNFAIASLERSLAAIKNGGFADEITPVTVSGRGGDTVVDTDEQPGKAKPEKIPQLKPAFAKDGSVTAANSSSISDGASAMVLASREEAEKRGLTPQARIVAHATHARLPAEFTLAPIGAIEKVLKKAGWSRDDVDLFEINEAFAVVTLAAINELGLDPDKVNVHGGACALGHPIGSSGSRIMVTLINALKQRGLKRGVASLCIGGGEGTAVAIELL, translated from the coding sequence CTGCCAGAACCCCCATGGGCGGCATGATGGGCGACCTGAGCTCCGTGCGTTCCCCGGACCTGGGCGCCACCTCTATCAAGGCAGCCATCGAAAGAAGCGGCCTGCAGCCCGCCGACATCCAGGAAGTCATCATGGGCTGCGTACTGCCCGCCGGCCTCGGCCAGGCACCGGCACGCCAGGCCTCCCGCGCCTCCGGCATCCCGGATTCCAGCGGCTGCACCACCATCAACAAAATGTGCGGCTCCGGCATGCAAGCCGTCATCATGGCCCACGACCAGATCAAAGCCGGCACCAACAGCATCATGATTGCCGGCGGCATGGAAAACATGAGCCAGGCACCATACCTGCTGCCCAAAGCCCGCGGCGGCTACCGCATGGGCCACGGCCAGGTCATGGACTCCATGTTCCTCGACGGCCTCGAAGATGCCTACGAAGGCGGCCTCATGGGCGTATTCGCCCAACGCACCGCCGACAAGTACGATATCAGCCGCGAAGCCATGGACAACTTCGCCATTGCCTCCCTCGAGCGCTCCCTGGCGGCCATCAAGAATGGCGGCTTCGCCGACGAAATCACCCCCGTGACCGTCTCCGGCCGTGGCGGCGACACCGTCGTCGATACCGACGAACAACCCGGCAAAGCCAAGCCGGAAAAGATTCCCCAGCTCAAACCGGCCTTCGCCAAAGACGGCTCCGTGACCGCCGCCAACTCCAGCTCCATCAGTGACGGCGCCTCCGCCATGGTACTGGCCAGCCGCGAGGAAGCCGAAAAACGCGGCCTCACACCCCAGGCCCGCATTGTGGCCCACGCCACCCACGCCCGCCTGCCGGCCGAGTTCACCCTCGCGCCCATCGGTGCCATCGAAAAGGTACTGAAAAAAGCTGGCTGGAGCCGCGACGACGTCGACCTGTTCGAGATTAACGAAGCCTTTGCCGTAGTCACCCTGGCGGCCATCAACGAGCTTGGACTCGACCCCGACAAGGTCAACGTCCATGGCGGCGCCTGTGCCCTTGGTCACCCCATCGGCTCTTCAGGGTCGCGGATCATGGTCACCCTGATCAACGCCCTGAAACAGCGTGGCCTCAAGCGCGGTGTGGCATCCCTGTGCATCGGTGGCGGGGAAGGTACTGCGGTAGCGATCGAACTGCTGTAA
- a CDS encoding AraC family transcriptional regulator gives MKHLTFSSHYARAVLYGLEKAGGYSDELLCNNGIDPEFISSPRARVPTEQFIRLFRLVWGKLDDEFMGRTTQPCRVGHFHLMGSLAVHSDNLEEVIRQSIRCYRLFSDDIVIELDTSGEEVELSITHRHPELDPDNFLVEWLLLVWHRLVGWLIGRKIVLSHATFQHGLPNHFDEYRFVFPCQCFFNRGRNSLFFSHNYLDMPVTRTPAELDEFMAQSPRNLLIWTDEDDSLTTRVRQILESVEDERLPTQEQMAEQLHMTAYTLSRKLKAEGSSYQKIKDNLRRDQAVIMLTRQNLTISEISSQLGFTEPGAFSRAFKHWTGLSPLAYRKQDQ, from the coding sequence ATGAAGCACCTGACCTTCTCCTCCCACTACGCCAGGGCCGTGTTGTACGGTCTTGAGAAGGCGGGCGGCTATTCCGATGAACTACTGTGTAATAACGGCATCGACCCGGAATTCATTAGCTCACCTCGGGCGCGGGTGCCCACTGAGCAGTTTATACGTCTGTTCCGGCTGGTCTGGGGCAAGCTGGATGACGAATTCATGGGCCGCACCACCCAGCCCTGCCGTGTCGGGCATTTTCACCTGATGGGGTCGCTGGCTGTTCACAGCGATAATCTGGAGGAGGTGATCCGCCAGAGTATCCGCTGTTACCGGCTGTTTTCCGACGATATCGTGATCGAGCTGGACACCAGCGGCGAGGAAGTGGAGCTGAGCATCACCCACCGCCACCCGGAGCTGGACCCGGACAACTTCCTGGTGGAGTGGCTGTTACTGGTTTGGCACCGCCTGGTGGGCTGGCTGATTGGCCGCAAGATCGTGCTCAGCCACGCCACCTTTCAGCACGGGCTGCCGAACCACTTCGATGAATACCGCTTTGTGTTTCCCTGCCAGTGTTTCTTCAATCGCGGCCGCAACAGCCTGTTCTTCAGCCACAACTACCTGGACATGCCGGTCACACGAACGCCGGCAGAGCTGGACGAGTTCATGGCGCAGTCGCCACGCAACCTGCTGATCTGGACCGACGAGGACGACAGCCTCACCACCCGGGTGCGGCAGATTCTGGAGAGTGTGGAAGACGAACGGCTACCCACTCAGGAGCAGATGGCCGAACAGCTGCACATGACAGCCTATACCCTGTCGCGGAAACTGAAGGCGGAAGGCAGTTCCTACCAGAAGATCAAGGACAACCTGCGGCGGGACCAGGCGGTAATCATGCTCACCCGGCAGAACCTGACGATATCGGAGATTTCATCCCAGCTTGGGTTTACCGAGCCCGGTGCCTTTTCACGTGCCTTCAAGCACTGGACCGGGCTCAGCCCACTGGCCTACCGCAAGCAGGACCAGTAG